In one Culex quinquefasciatus strain JHB chromosome 2, VPISU_Cqui_1.0_pri_paternal, whole genome shotgun sequence genomic region, the following are encoded:
- the LOC119767917 gene encoding LOW QUALITY PROTEIN: 40S ribosomal protein S2-like (The sequence of the model RefSeq protein was modified relative to this genomic sequence to represent the inferred CDS: deleted 1 base in 1 codon), which yields MFAILEKMFSILKQKVCKIANTMLAAHFFAKSAAANALRCQDQLFASSAKSKHTANQTCFYFISLSVAAGPPAAERCFAPETVPERTKGFGSRGGASESHGGRGRGRGRGKQNEWIPVPKLGRLVRDGKIRTLEEIYLYSLPILSRSLKDEVLKIMPVQKQTRAGQCTRFKAFVAIGDSNDHICLGVKCSKEVVTAIRGAIILAKLSVMPVHRGYWGNKIGKPHTVLFKVFGKYGSVLVRLNPVLSDTGIVPAPVPKKLLQMTGIEDCVGVTKPEIRVTSYTNLSGGSSAMLR from the exons ATGTTTGCGatattggaaaaaatgttttcgatattgaagcaaaaagtttgcaaaatcgcAAACACCATGCTTGCGGCGCATTTTTTTGCCAAGTCCGCCGCAGCCAATGCGTTACGCTGTCAAGATCAGCTGTTCGCATCTTCCGCAAAAAGTAAACATACAGCAAACCAAAcctgtttttatttcatttcgttGAGTGTCGCAGCAGGTCCACCTGCTGCTGAGCGGTGTTTTGCACCGGAAACAGTTCCGGAACGGACAAAAGGGTTTGGTTCTCGCGGTGGTGCCAGTGAGAGCCACGGAGGACGCGGACGAGGCCGTGGTCGCGGCAAGCAAAATGAATGGATTCCAGTGCCCAAGCTGGGTCGTCTGGTGCGCGATGGCAAGATCCGCACCCTGGAGGAGATCTACCTGTACTCGCTCCCGATCCTGAGCCGCTCGCTCAAGGACGAA GTGCTGAAGATCATGCCCGTCCAAAAGCAGACTCGAGCCGGTCAGTGTACCCGTTTCAAGGCGTTCGTCGCCATCGGTGACTCCAACGACCACATTTGTCTCGGCGTCAAGTGCAGCAAGGAAGTGGTCACTGCCATCCGCGGTGCCATTATCCTGGCTAAGCTGTCGGTCATGCCAGTTCACCGTGGTTACTGGGGCAACAAGATCGGCAAGCCCCACACCGTGCTCTTCAAGGTCTTCGGCAAGTACGGTTCCGTCCTGGTACGCCTCAATCCGGTTCTCAGTGATACCGGCATTGTGCCGGCCCCGGTCCCGAAGAAGCTGCTCCAGATGACCGGTATCGAGGATTGCGTCGGAGTCACGAAACCAGAAATCCGGGTCACCAGCTACACCAATCTCTCCGGCGGTTCTTCAGCCATGTTACGCTGA